The DNA sequence CCTCCGGCGAGCTCCGACTCGGGGTGGACGTGCACGTAGCCGAGGTCGCCGTCACGGACCGCCACCAGGTGCCCGTACGCACCGAGGTAGCGCTCCAGCCCGGCGACCGGGCTGCCGTCGCGGAACACCCGGAACTGCAGCGGCTGGGTGGCCCCCACCTGCGGCGTGCCCTCGTAGGTCACGACGAAGTCGTCGACGTTCGCCTCCCGGGCCGGCGACGGCAGCGGCGTCGGCTGGTAGTCGCCGCCGGCCACCAGGTCGACGCCGAGCGTCACCGGGGTCTGCGAGCCGGCCGCGTCGACGGCGGTGAAGTCGGCGTACGCCCGCCAGATGCCGGGACCGGTCAGGGCGAGCGGAACGCTCCAGGTGCCGTCGGGCGCCATCGTGGGATGCAGGTGCTGGTAGCCGGTCAGGTCCCGGCGGAGCACGATCAGGTGCAACGGCTTGTCGTGTACGACCGCGAACGTGGTGACCGTCTGCCGGTCGATCGCCTGCACGGTGAACCGGAAGTCGACGGCGGGGCCGACCCCGAGTCGGGTCGTCGCCGGCACGAGTGTGTAGCCGGCGCTGCTGAGCGACAGTCCGCTGACGCCGTCGGGGCCCGTTGCCGGACCACCGGTGGAGTGGTCGTGGGCGCCGCCGGTGGCGGGTGGATGGGTGTGGTCGCCGGTGCCCGGTGCGTGGGTGTGGTCGGCGGTGGCGCCGGCGGTGCCGCTGCCACCGGTGGAGTCTCCGGCCGGCTGGCCGACGACCCGGCCCAGGCCGAAGCCGGCGACCAGCATGACGACCAGCCCGCCGACGAAGAGGGCGAGCCGGACGGTGGAGCGGTCGGGGTCCGGCGCGACCGCCCTGGCCACGGCCGGCCGGGCCGGCGCGGTCTTAGGCACCGGTGCCGGCGAGTTCGTAGCCCGCCTCGTCGACGGCGGTCCGGACCGTGTCGAGCGCCAGCGGGGCGTCGCTGGTCACCGACACCGCGCCGGTCGGCAGTTCGACCTGTACGTCGCGTACGCCCGGCAGGGCGGTCAGTTCCCCGGTCACGGCCTGCACGCAGTGTCCGCAGGTCATGCCCACGACGGTGTAGGTGTTGGTCACGGACATCTTCGGGTCCTCCTCGGCCACATACCGGGGAGCATACCCCCCGGTGTATCTGCCGCCGCCCGCCGCCCGAGGTGGTGCCGGTCGTGGTCAGCCGGCGACGGCGAGCGCCAACGGCAGGACGGCCGGGGCACCGGCCTGGCGGAGCAGCCGGCCCACCATCGCCATCGTCCAGCCCGAGTCGACCAGGTCGTCGACGAGCAGCACCGGACCGGCCAGCCCGTCGAGGGCCCCCGCCAGCCCGTCGGGGACGGCGAAGGCGCCGTGCAGCCCGCGTACGCGTTGGGCGCTGTTGCCGCGCGCGGCCGCACCGGCCGGTGCGCCGGCACCGGTCGCGGTGACCGTGCCGAGCAGCGGCAGCCGGCCCACTGACGCGACCCGCTCGGCGAGGCTGCCGACCAGCCGGGGCCGCTGCCGCGATCCGACGGCGACGACGCCCACCGGGCGCCCGGGCCAGCGCTCGTCCCCGTGCGCCCAGTCCTTGAGCACCTCGACGACCGCGCCGAACACGTCGTCGGGCACCGGGCCGTCGCTCGCTCCGGGGCCGACGAGTGCCCGCAGCCGGCCGCCCCACCCGAGGTCGGACAGCCGCCCCACGGCCCGGCCGGGCGCCGACTGCTCGGCGGGCCCCAGCTTGCCGCGCAGCGGTACGCCGATCGCCTCCAGCCCGGTCGGCCACAGCTTCTTCGGCGGGATCTGCACCCCGGGGCGACCGAGGAACGCCTGCGCGGCGGCGAGTGCCGGCGCCGACACGGCGGCGTCGAACTGCGGTCCGGCACACCGGTCACAGCGCCCGCACGGTGTCGCGCCGGGGTCGTCGAGGCAGCGACGCAGGAACTCCATCCGGCAGCCGGTGGTGGCCGCGTACTCCCGCATCGCCTGCTGCTCGGCGGTGCGGGCGGCGGCGACCCGCTCCAGCCGGGCGGTGTCGTAGACCCACGGCTCGCCGGTGGCGACCCAGCCGCCACGGACCCGGCGGACCGCACCGTCGACGTCGAGGACCTTGAGCATCAGCTCCAGGCGGGCCCGACGCAGGTCGACGATGGGTTCGAGGGCCGGTGTCGACAGTGGCCGGTCGGCCCGCTCCAGGGCGGCGAGCACCGACCGGACCTGTTCCTGCGGCGGGAAGGCCAGCGACGCGAAGTAGCGCCAGATCGCCTGGTCCTCGGCACCGGGCAGGAGCAGCACCTCGGCGTGCCGGACGGCCCGGCCGGCCCGCCCCACCTGCTGGTAGTAGGCGATCGGCGACGGCGGGGCGCCGAGGTGCACGACGAAGCCGAGATCGGGCTTGTCGAAGCCCATGCCGAGCGCCGACGTGGCCACCAGCGCCTTGATCTTGTTGTCGAGCAGGTCCTGCTCGGCGGCCCGACGGTCGGCGTCCTCGGCCTGGCCGGTGTACGCCGCCACCGGGTAGCCGCGGGACCGCAGGAACTCCGCCGTCTCGCCGGCCGCCGCCACGGTCAGCGTGTAGACGATGCCCGACCCGGGCAGCCGGTCGAGCTGGTCGGCCAGCCAGCCGAGCCGGTGCGCCGGGCTCGGCAGATCGAGTACGGCCATCCGCAGCGAGTCCCGGTCGAGGCTCCCGCGCAGCACCAGCGCGTCGCCCAACTGCTCGGCGACGTCGTCGGTGACCCGGGCGTTGGCGGTCGCCGTGGTGGCCAGCACCGGGGTGCCGGCCGGCAGGTTGGCCAGGAAGGTGCGCAACCGCCGGTAGTCGGGGCGGAAGTCGTGTCCCCAGTCGGAGACGCAGTGCGCCTCGTCGACGACGAGCAGCCCGGTGGTCGCCGCCAGGCGGGGCAGCACCGAGTCCCGGAACTCCGGGTTGTTGAGCCGCTCGGGACTGACCAGCAGTACGTCGACGGCACCGGCATTGATCTCGTCGGTGATCTGCTGCCACTCGTCGAGGTTCGCCGAGTTGATCGTGCGGGCGGTGATCCCGGCCCGGGCGGCCGCCTCGACCTGGTTGCGCATCAGCGCCAGCAGCGGCGAGACGATGACCGTCGGCCCGGCGCTCCGGCCGGCGTCGGCGGCGCGCAGCAGCGCGGTCGCGACGAAGTAGACCGCCGACTTCCCCCACCCGGTGCGTTGCACGCACAGCACCCGGCGCTTGTCGACGACCAGCGCCTCGATCGCCCGCCACTGGTCGTCGCGCAGTCGCGCACCGTCTCCGGCGAGCCGGCGCAGCACCGCCTCGGCCTGCTCGCGTACCGCCGTACGCCCGGTGTCCACCCGACATGTCTACCAGCGCCGCCCGACAGCGCGCCGGCCCCGCGGCGCCGTGGGCCGCTACGTGGTGGTCAGTGCCTCGCGCATCCGAACGATCTCGGCCTTCTGCTCGACGACGACGCCGCTGGCCAGCTCGTTGATGATGTTGTCTTCGCCGAGCACCAGCACCTCGCCGGCCATGTCGATCGCGCCCTGGTGGTGTTCGGCCATCATGTCGACGAACATCCGGTCGAACTCGGCGCCGCGGGCGGCGGTCAGGCGGCTCAGCGCCTCCGCCGACTGCATGCCGGACATGCTGTGCTGATGGCGACCACCGCCGTCGCGGCCCAGACCCCGGTCGCTCAGCCAGGTCTCCAGTGTCTTGATCTCCGGCTCCTGGGCGGCCAGGATCCGCTCGGCGATGCTCCTGAGGCCCGCGTTATCGCCCCGGTCCGCCACCAGCCTCGCCATCACGAGCGCCTGCTCGTGGTGCGGGATCATCATCGCGACGAACCGCACGTCGGCGTTGTTGTACGACGGCGCCGCCAGTGGCGACACCTCGTTCGCCGGTGCCCTCCCGGCCGGCTCACCGGGGCGCCCGGGCATCAGCACCGGGGCGGTGGCGTCGGGCAGGCCGGGCAGGTCGAGGGGTACCGGCGGGCTCGGCCGGGCCGCCGGTCGCGGGTCGTCGTCGGGCAGCCAGAGGACCACCCCGGCCACCGCGGCCACCACCGCGACCACGGCCAACTCGATCAGCACGAACGCCCGGATCCGCACACCACCCAGCACAACTGACTCCCGCCGTCCGCCCGAGGTTGGCCGGGATCGTAACGCGCCCCTGACCTGCGACGGGAGGGGTCAGCGGCAGCGAAGATGATCCATTTGGTCCGGCCTGGGGCTATTCGTACCACCACCTCGGCACCACAGTTGCGAAACCGTGATCAACATCGAACTACTAGTGTGACCCACACCACAATCGCCAGGTCAGGGGCCAGGTTATTGTGCCGACACCCTACTCACCCCCGACGAAGGGTGTCACATGCTAGAAACATCCCCACGACGGTACCGAAGAGCGGCTGTCAGCCTGGCCGCCGCGGGTGCCCTCGTCCTCACCGCCGTCGTGGCGGCGCCCGCCAGCGGGTTCACCGACTCGGCCGAAGGTACCGACGTCTGCGACTCGTTCCTGGGCGCCGGCGACAACTTCGCCGAGTACTGCATCACCGAGGAGGCGGTCAACGACTCCGCCGCCACGTACGCCATCCCGGGCGTCGACGAGATCTCCAGCAGCCCGAACATCGAACTGATCGCCAACATCCCCAAGTTCGGCGGGTTCGCCAGCGAGGCCGCGTACAACTCGGACCTGGCCTTCCAGGGCAACTACGTCATCGCCGGCAACTACCAGGGCTTCAGCGTCTTCGACGTGAGCACCCCCAGCTCGCCCCAGGTGGTCAGCCAGGTGGTCTGCCCCGGCTCGCAGGGCGACCCGTCGATCTTCGGTGACCTGCTGTTCCTCGCCGTCGACGCGCCGCGCAGCGACGACTCGTGCAGCAGCGCCAGCGGATCCGCGGCCCAGGAGACCTCCTGGGAGGGTGTCCGGATCTTCGACATCAGCGACAAGGCGAACCCGCAGTACATCAAGTCGGTCCGGACCGACTGCGGCTCGCACACCCTGACGCTGGCGCCGGACAAGGCCGGGACCGACGTCTACGTCTACGTCCAGTCGTACGGCCCGTCGAACGGCGCCTTCTACTGCAAGCCGCCGCACGACAAGATCTCGATCATCAAGGTGCCGCTGGACAACCCGACCAGTGCCGCCGTGGTGGCCACCCCGGTCCTCTTCCCGGGCACCACCGGCAACACCTCCACCAGCGGCTGCCACGACATCACCACCTACCCGGAGCTGGACCTGGCCGCCGGCGCCTGCATGGGTGACGGCGTCCTCATGGACATCTCCGACCGGGAGAACCCGGTGATCATCAGCCAGGTCCGGGACACGAACTTCGCGTTCTGGCACTCGGCGACCTTCAACAACGCCGGCACCAAGGTGATCTTCACCGACGAGCTCGGCGGCGGCAGCGGCGCGATCTGCACCAGCAGCTACCGGACCAACCAGGGCGCGAACGCGATCTACGACATCGTCGGCTCCGGCGCTGACCGCGAACTGGTCTTCAAGAGCTACTACAAGATCCCGCGGCTGAACACCACGCTGGAGAACTGCGTGGCGCACAACGGCTCGCTGATCCCGGCGATGGGCCGCGACATCATGGTCCAGGCGTGGTACCAGGGCGGCATCTCGGTGATCGACTTCACCGACTCGGCCAACCCGGTCGAGATCGCCTACTGGGAGCGGGGCCCGCTCTCCGACACCCGCCGCATCCTGGGTGGGGCCTGGTCGACCTACTACCACAACGGCTACATCTACTCGAACGACATCCAGAAGGGCTTCGACGTCCTCAAGCTGGACGACCCGCGTACGAACAACGCGCGGGCGGTGGCCTTCGACGAGCTGAACGTGCAGACGCAGCCCAGCTACCCGGCCTGCACCACGGTCATCACCAACCGCGTGAACGGCGGCCTGGACGTCAAGTCCGGTGTCACCTGCCTCGACGGTGCGAGCGTCAACGGTGCGACCAAGGTCGCTCCGGGTGCCGGCCTGCTCATCTTCAACTCGAACCTCAACGGCTCGATCACCGCGACCGACGCCGCCGTGGTGTCGATCGTGGAGAGCAAGGTCAACGGCTCGGTGAACGCTCCCGGCGCGACCGTCCGGGACACCAAGGTCAACGGATCCGTCAAGATCTGATCCACCGCACGAAAGCTCCGGCCCGGCGGATGTCCGCCGGGCCGGCGCTTTTCGCGCCTCCGACGACCGCGCCACCGCGCCGGACCGCCGGTAGGACGGGTCAGCGTCTACGGTTGGGAATCAGCCGGAGCAGCGGGCCGAGCCGGCCGGCCAGACTCGCCAGCCCGCCGGGGAAGAAGTAGACCGCCAGGATGAACACGGTGCCGAGCACGAACAGCGGCTGCGACAGCGGAGCGCTGAGGAAGCCGGGCAGCGCCTCCACCGCCGACGAGGTGCCGAACGCGGTCAGCCGGTGGTCGAGATACATGTAGAGCATGCCGCCGATCACCGGTCCCCACCGGGTACCAGGCCCGCCGAGCACCACCATCACCAGCAGCGACAGGGTCAGCTCCGACGAGGTGATGTGCGGCGACGCGCCGCTGACCAGCAGGGTGTAGACGATCCCGCCGGCCGCCGCGAGGGTGCCGGACAGGGTGAAGGCGACCAGCTTGAACCGGTACGGGTCCAGACCGAGCACGCCGATGCGGCGTTCGTCGTCGCGCAGCCCGGCGAGGACGCGACCGGTCGGCGACGACGACACCCGGTGTACGACGAAGACGACCAGCGCCAGGTACGCCAGCGCCAGCCAGTACAGGTTGTACGTGTTGGCGACCCCGACGAAGAACGCCGGCAGCCCGGACACGTCGAGCGGCAGCCCCTCCTCACCACCGGTGAGCCCACCGAAGTCACGGGCCACCAGGATCGCGCCGACCTGCGCGAAGGCGAGCGTGACCATGGCAAAGGCGATGCCGGCGGTCCGCAGCGCGATCGCGCCGATCAGCGCGGCCAGGGTCGCACCGCCGACCAGGGCGAACGGGGCGGCCTGCCACAGCGGCAGTCCGGCCTTGGTGATCAGGATGTCGGTGCCGTAGACGCCGGCGGCGAAATAGAGCGCGTGGCCGAACGACAGCATGCCGGTACGGCCGTAGAGCAGGTCGTACCCGGCGGCGAGACCGCCGTACACCAGGCAGAGGGCGAGCAGTTGCAGGGTGCCCGGCGAGTTGAGCGGCCCGTCGAAGATGCCCGGAATCTCGAGCCGCAGGTACGGCACGAAGAGGAACACGACCAGCGCCACGAGCGGCAGCCAGGGGCGCAGCAGGGTCCACCACCGCCGGGCCGGCGTCGGCTCGGGCGGTGCGGCGGTCGCCGGTGTATCGGTCTTGGAGGCAGTGTCGAGGTCCGTCACGCCGTAGCCGCCTTCCCGGCGATGCCCTGCGGACGCAGCAGCAGCACGATCGCCAGCAGCGCGACCACGCAGATGTCCCCGAGCCCGGAGGTGCCGTAGTAGTTGACGAACTGCTGGAGCAGGCCGACGGCGACCGCCGCGTACGCGGAGCCGACGACCGAACCCATCCCGCCGATGACCACGACGATGAAGGCGAAGATGAGCAGCGACCCGCCCTGGCTGGGCGAGACCGATCCGAAGTAGACGCCGCCGAGGGCCCCGGCGAGCGCCGCCGCCGCACCACCGATCGCGAAGACGAGGGTGAACGCCTTGCGTACGTCGATGCCCAGCGCCGTGACCATCTCCCGGTTCTCCACCCCGGCCCGGATCACCAGGCCGTACCGGGTGTAGCGCAGGAAGGCGAGCAGCGCGGCCAGCACCGCGACGGCGGCGACGATCAGCAGCAGTCCGGAGTTGGGCACCTTGGCACCGAGGACCGAGGTGACCCCCTGCGTCCACTGTGGGCGCGGGAACGGCCGCGGGTCGGCGCCCCAGCTGGCCTGGAGCAGCGCCACCCCGGCCAGCGACAGGCCGACGGTGACCAGCACCTGTTCGATGGTGCGGGAGTAGAGCGGCCGAATCATGATCAGTTCGACGAGCACGGCGACCGCGACGCCGGCCGCCACCCCGAACGCGACCGCGAGCACGAAGCCGAAG is a window from the Polymorphospora rubra genome containing:
- a CDS encoding branched-chain amino acid ABC transporter permease, whose product is MTDLDTASKTDTPATAAPPEPTPARRWWTLLRPWLPLVALVVFLFVPYLRLEIPGIFDGPLNSPGTLQLLALCLVYGGLAAGYDLLYGRTGMLSFGHALYFAAGVYGTDILITKAGLPLWQAAPFALVGGATLAALIGAIALRTAGIAFAMVTLAFAQVGAILVARDFGGLTGGEEGLPLDVSGLPAFFVGVANTYNLYWLALAYLALVVFVVHRVSSSPTGRVLAGLRDDERRIGVLGLDPYRFKLVAFTLSGTLAAAGGIVYTLLVSGASPHITSSELTLSLLVMVVLGGPGTRWGPVIGGMLYMYLDHRLTAFGTSSAVEALPGFLSAPLSQPLFVLGTVFILAVYFFPGGLASLAGRLGPLLRLIPNRRR
- a CDS encoding LVIVD repeat-containing protein produces the protein MLETSPRRYRRAAVSLAAAGALVLTAVVAAPASGFTDSAEGTDVCDSFLGAGDNFAEYCITEEAVNDSAATYAIPGVDEISSSPNIELIANIPKFGGFASEAAYNSDLAFQGNYVIAGNYQGFSVFDVSTPSSPQVVSQVVCPGSQGDPSIFGDLLFLAVDAPRSDDSCSSASGSAAQETSWEGVRIFDISDKANPQYIKSVRTDCGSHTLTLAPDKAGTDVYVYVQSYGPSNGAFYCKPPHDKISIIKVPLDNPTSAAVVATPVLFPGTTGNTSTSGCHDITTYPELDLAAGACMGDGVLMDISDRENPVIISQVRDTNFAFWHSATFNNAGTKVIFTDELGGGSGAICTSSYRTNQGANAIYDIVGSGADRELVFKSYYKIPRLNTTLENCVAHNGSLIPAMGRDIMVQAWYQGGISVIDFTDSANPVEIAYWERGPLSDTRRILGGAWSTYYHNGYIYSNDIQKGFDVLKLDDPRTNNARAVAFDELNVQTQPSYPACTTVITNRVNGGLDVKSGVTCLDGASVNGATKVAPGAGLLIFNSNLNGSITATDAAVVSIVESKVNGSVNAPGATVRDTKVNGSVKI
- a CDS encoding RecQ family ATP-dependent DNA helicase, which translates into the protein MDTGRTAVREQAEAVLRRLAGDGARLRDDQWRAIEALVVDKRRVLCVQRTGWGKSAVYFVATALLRAADAGRSAGPTVIVSPLLALMRNQVEAAARAGITARTINSANLDEWQQITDEINAGAVDVLLVSPERLNNPEFRDSVLPRLAATTGLLVVDEAHCVSDWGHDFRPDYRRLRTFLANLPAGTPVLATTATANARVTDDVAEQLGDALVLRGSLDRDSLRMAVLDLPSPAHRLGWLADQLDRLPGSGIVYTLTVAAAGETAEFLRSRGYPVAAYTGQAEDADRRAAEQDLLDNKIKALVATSALGMGFDKPDLGFVVHLGAPPSPIAYYQQVGRAGRAVRHAEVLLLPGAEDQAIWRYFASLAFPPQEQVRSVLAALERADRPLSTPALEPIVDLRRARLELMLKVLDVDGAVRRVRGGWVATGEPWVYDTARLERVAAARTAEQQAMREYAATTGCRMEFLRRCLDDPGATPCGRCDRCAGPQFDAAVSAPALAAAQAFLGRPGVQIPPKKLWPTGLEAIGVPLRGKLGPAEQSAPGRAVGRLSDLGWGGRLRALVGPGASDGPVPDDVFGAVVEVLKDWAHGDERWPGRPVGVVAVGSRQRPRLVGSLAERVASVGRLPLLGTVTATGAGAPAGAAARGNSAQRVRGLHGAFAVPDGLAGALDGLAGPVLLVDDLVDSGWTMAMVGRLLRQAGAPAVLPLALAVAG
- a CDS encoding heavy-metal-associated domain-containing protein produces the protein MSVTNTYTVVGMTCGHCVQAVTGELTALPGVRDVQVELPTGAVSVTSDAPLALDTVRTAVDEAGYELAGTGA
- a CDS encoding branched-chain amino acid ABC transporter permease encodes the protein MSTVILLTLTGLGLSALYFLVASGLSLVFGLADVLNFAHGLFLSVGAYATWWAAGNLPGAGADGFGFVLAVAFGVAAGVAVAVLVELIMIRPLYSRTIEQVLVTVGLSLAGVALLQASWGADPRPFPRPQWTQGVTSVLGAKVPNSGLLLIVAAVAVLAALLAFLRYTRYGLVIRAGVENREMVTALGIDVRKAFTLVFAIGGAAAALAGALGGVYFGSVSPSQGGSLLIFAFIVVVIGGMGSVVGSAYAAVAVGLLQQFVNYYGTSGLGDICVVALLAIVLLLRPQGIAGKAATA
- a CDS encoding DUF305 domain-containing protein; this encodes MLGGVRIRAFVLIELAVVAVVAAVAGVVLWLPDDDPRPAARPSPPVPLDLPGLPDATAPVLMPGRPGEPAGRAPANEVSPLAAPSYNNADVRFVAMMIPHHEQALVMARLVADRGDNAGLRSIAERILAAQEPEIKTLETWLSDRGLGRDGGGRHQHSMSGMQSAEALSRLTAARGAEFDRMFVDMMAEHHQGAIDMAGEVLVLGEDNIINELASGVVVEQKAEIVRMREALTTT